In one Cercospora beticola chromosome 1, complete sequence genomic region, the following are encoded:
- the TRP3 gene encoding anthranilate synthase / indole-3-glycerol phosphate synthase (BUSCO:EOG09260XOG), which translates to MAEGIRQAFARAKSEGRAALVTYTTAGYPTIAETANILLGMEAGGADIIELGTPFTDPIADGPTIQTANTIALANGTTTTSCLNIVKEARSKGLKAPVLLMGYYNPLLAYGEERMLQDAKAAGVNGFIMVDLPPEEAVRFRHHCKTYGLSYVPLIAPSTSDKRMKLLCSIADSFIYVVSRMGVTGATGALSTGLPQLVERVHQYSNGAPAAVGFGVSTREHFVEVGQVSEGVVIGSQIITTIKNAPSGQGAKAVEEYCHKITQRRNPRVSPEATNGHSISTAANTNGDGSGWIKQTNGEAPKEISTADPTKQPASESNPANGTVHVDGVIRDSDTKGPGLADQLEALNTEEKDPELVPSRFGQFGGQYVPESLMDCLRELEQGFSDAINDPEFWKEFRSYYPYMSRPSSLHKSERLTELVREESQPGHGANIYLKREDLNHTGSHKINNAVGQILIARRLGKTEIIAETGAGQHGVATATVCARFGMKCTVYMGAEDVRRQALNVFRMKLLGASVVAVEAGSRTLRDAVNEALRKWVEKLDTTHYIIGSAIGPHPFPTMVRTFQSVIGNETKEQMQELTGRLPDAVVACVGGGSNATGMFYPFSNDPSVKLLGVEAGGDGVETKKHSATLTGGKPGVLHGVRTYILQNDEGQIDETHSVSAGLDYPGVGPELSGWKDSERAKFIAATDTEAFIGFKVLSELEGIIPALETSHAVFGAIQLAKTMKDDQNIVICLSGRGDKDVQSVAEELPRIGPQMGWDLRF; encoded by the coding sequence ATGGCAGAGGGCATCCGACAGGCGTTTGCCCGCGCAAAGAGCGAGGGCCGGGCGGCTTTGGTGACATACACGACTGCTGGCTACCCCACGATAGCAGAGACGGCCAACATCCTGCTGGGGATGGAAGCCGGTGGCGCCGACATCATTGAGCTGGGAACGCCCTTCACCGATCCTATTGCAGACGGACCGACTATTCAGACAGCTAACACCATCGCGTTGGCCAACGGCACAACAACTACTTCATGTCTGAACATTGTCAAAGAGGCCCGCAGCAAGGGTCTGAAGGCCCCGGTCCTGCTCATGGGCTACTACAATCCGCTACTTGCCTATGGCGAAGAGCGTATGCTACAAGACGCCAAAGCTGCTGGCGTCAATGGCTTCATCATGGTGGACCTGCCGCCTGAGGAGGCTGTGAGGTTCCGCCACCATTGCAAGACCTACGGCTTGTCATACGTCCCACTGATCGCACCATCAACGAGTGACAAGCGCATGAAGTTGCTGTGCAGTATCGCAGACTCTTTTATCTACGTTGTGTCGAGAATGGGTGTCACCGGTGCAACTGGCGCCCTTAGCACAGGTCTTCCACAACTCGTTGAGCGCGTGCATCAATACTCGAATGGAGCGCCGGCGGCCGTTGGCTTCGGTGTCAGTACGCGAGAGCACTTCGTCGAGGTGGGTCAGGTGTCGGAGGGTGTCGTTATCGGCAGTCAAATCATCACTACAATCAAGAATGCGCCGAGTGGGCAAGGAGCGAAGGCTGTTGAGGAGTACTGTCACAAGATTACTCAGCGGAGAAACCCTCGCGTTAGCCCAGAAGCGACCAATGGACACAGTATTTCGACCGCTGCGAACACAAATGGTGACGGCAGCGGCTGGATCAAGCAGACAAACGGCGAAGCGCCGAAAGAAATCTCGACTGCAGACCCCACGAAGCAACCCGCGAGCGAGAGCAACCCGGCGAATGGCACAGTGCATGTTGATGGAGTGATAAGAGATTCGGACACTAAGGGTCCCGGCCTCGCTGATCAACTGGAGGCACTGAACACAGAAGAGAAGGACCCAGAGCTTGTTCCTTCGCGATTCGGCCAATTTGGTGGCCAGTACGTGCCCGAGTCGCTCATGGACTGCTTGCGAGAACTGGAACAAGGCTTCAGCGATGCTATCAATGACCCAGAGTTTTGGAAAGAGTTCAGGTCATACTATCCATACATGAGTCGTCCTTCGAGTCTCCACAAGTCAGAACGACTCACGGAGCTAGTACGAGAGGAAAGTCAGCCTGGTCATGGCGCAAATATCTACTTGAAACGTGAAGATCTGAACCACACCGGCTCACACAAGATCAATAACGCGGTCGGGCAAATATTGATCGCCAGACGACTCGGCAAGACAGAGATCATTGCGGAGACAGGTGCTGGCCAGCACGGTgttgccactgccaccgtCTGCGCTAGATTCGGCATGAAGTGCACAGTCTATATGGGTGCTGAAGATGTACGGAGACAGGCTCTCAATGTCTTCAGGATGAAGCTTCTGGGTGCATCTGTCGTTGCGGTCGAGGCTGGCTCTCGAACGCTTCGCGATGCAGTCAACGAAGCTCTCCGAAAATGGGTTGAGAAGCTCGACACTACACACTACATCATCGGCTCTGCGATCGGTCCTCATCCTTTCCCGACAATGGTGCGGACGTTCCAAAGTGTTATTGGAAATGAAACGAAGGAGCAAATGCAAGAACTGACTGGCCGTCTTCCGGATGCTGTCGTCGCGTGCGTTGGCGGTGGCAGCAACGCCACGGGCATGTTCTACCCATTCTCGAACGACCCGAGCGTGAAGCTTCTCGGCGTTGAAGCGGGTGGTGATGGCGTAGAAACCAAGAAGCACAGTGCCACCCTCACAGGTGGAAAGCCTGGAGTTCTGCACGGTGTGAGAACGTACATTCTGCAGAACGACGAGGGTCAGATCGACGAAACACATTCTGTATCAGCAGGTCTGGACTATCCTGGAGTTGGTCCGGAGCTGTCTGGCTGGAAAGACAGCGAGAGGGCCAAGTTCATCGCTGCCACGGACACAGAAGCTTTCATCGGCTTCAAGGTCCTCTCTGAATTGGAAGGTATCATCCCAGCCTTGGAGACCAGCCACGCCGTCTTTGGCGCCATTCAGCTCGCGAAGACCATGAAGGACGACCAAAACATCGTTATCTGCTTGTCTGGACGCGGTGACAAGGATGTGCAGTCTGTCGCAGAGGAACTCCCGCGCATCGGACCACAGATGGGTTGGGACCTGCGATTCTAG
- a CDS encoding uncharacterized protein (MEROPS:MER0093133): protein MLTYFIVSILHNLGAQSTPIPYDVPFAENHRSNNACHLPLRPTSSHKSIPPHGRENFAQLIDHTDPGLGLFSQAYLWNSSFWRPGAPIVVFLPGESPIDKYGIITQAEFSTVGVIAENLGAATIILEHRYFGSSFPYSNLTKVNLQYLTVDNALKDVVRFAQNFIAPWTNDPSTAEDVPWILIGGSYSAAQTGWIANIFPGTFWAYLSASPILQAIPSYWAYFLPLIEHGPKSCIRLLSSVTRFIDDVISAGDDESLQAIKTLFGLAEMKTPDFIYSLSLHWGDWESIDIGQNHTTIETYCAWIEGLDYEQELEDIYEQLGKSLEARADWATSSEQTVRALQTYSAGFRKHIAPSLCIDGTCLDDKYFRLSDPPESGQMYEWLLCNDMMGGYVTGPPVGALLTPVVSRFLTYNYFETRCTIVHPLEPNEEPEDTASGHRTAKAFNTYTGGWSPTNARRIIYSAGEMDVWREMSVSAKRRPGGPLQSDPELDVVVHLIKKGWHHSEMYTRNAELDDEVRRVRDQEVEQICYWTQQWPGYR from the exons ATGCTCACGTACTTCATCGTCTCCATTCTACACAACTTAGGAGCACAGAGTACTCCCATCCCATACGATGTACCTTTCGCAGAAAATCACAGATCTAATAATGCTTGCCATCTGCCATTGAGGCCAACATCATCTCACAAGTCAATACCTCCTCATGGCCGAGAAAATTTCGCTCAGCTCATTGATCATACCGACCCGGGGTTAGGGCTTTTCTCCCAGGCGTACCTGTGGAATAGTAGTTTCTGGAGACCCGGCGCACCTATCGTTGTTTTCCTACCCGGGGAGTCTCCTATCGACAAGTATGGGATCATTACCCAGGCCGAATTCTCAACGGTAGGCGTCATTGCCGAAAACCTTGGTGCTGCGACTATCATCCTCGAGCATCGCTATTTCGGCTCAAGCTTTCCATACAGCAACCTTACCAAGGTCAATTTGCAGTACTTAACTGTCGACAATGCACTGAAGGACGTGGTACGGTTTGCTCAGAACTTCATCGCTCCGTGGACTAACGACCCGAGCACTGCAGAGGACGTGCCTTGGATTCTAATTG GTGGAAGCTATTCAGCAGCACAGACTGGCTGGATCGCGAACATTTTTCCAGGCACGTTCTGGGCATACCTTTCGGCTTCGCCTATTCTTCAGGCAATTCCCTCTTACTGGGCTTACTTTTTGCCTCTAATAGAGCATGGACCAAAGAGCTGTATAAGATTGTTGAGCAGCGTCACCCGATTTATAGACGATGTCATCTCAGCCGGGGACGATGAGAGTCTGCAGGCAATCAAGACACTCTTTGGACTTGCTGAGATGAAGACGCCAGACTTTATATACAGTCTAAGCTTGCACTGGGGCGACTGGGAAAGCATTGATATTGGTCAGAATCACACGACAATCGAGACCTACTGCGCTTGGATTGAAGGCTTGGACTACGAACAGGAACTGGAGGACATATACGAGCAACTCGGTAAATCACTAGAAGCCCGGGCAGACTGGGCTACATCGTCAGAGCAAACCGTTCGGGCTCTTCAGACTTACTCTGCAGGATTTCGAAAACATATTGCCCCTAGTTTGTGTATCGACGGAACATGTTTGGACGACAAATACTTCCGACTTAGCGACCCTCCCGAATCTGGCCAGATGTATGAATGGCTTCTATGCAACGACATGATGGGTGGATATGTCACTGGGCCACCTGTAGGGGCTTTATTAACTCCGGTGGTGAGTCGCTTCCTAACCTACAACTACTTTGAGACGAGATGCACGATAGTCCATCCGCTAGAGCCGAATGAAGAGCCCGAAGATACAGCATCAGGCCATCGTACCGCCAAAGCATTCAATACATATACTGGTGGTTGGTCTCCGACGAATGCACGGCGCATTATCTACAGTGCCGGGGAGATGGACGTATGGCGAGAGATGTCCGTCTCGGCTAAACGACGCCCTGGTGGGCCGCTGCAGAGCGACCCTGAATTGGATGTTGTTGTGCACTTGATCAAAAAAGGTTGGCATCATAGTGAGATGTATACTCGTAACGCAGAATTGGACGACGAAGTTCGGCGTGTGCGTGACCAAGAAGTAGAGCAGATATGTTACTGGACACAACAATGGCCAGGATATCGTTAG
- a CDS encoding uncharacterized protein (MEROPS:MER0033184~CAZy:CE9) encodes MSTTTLSNARLCRSGVLIDNEKLVISTETGKILPNTVHDEGNIIDLAGAIIAPGYLELQTNGVRGFHFTHFENKTKYAEKLDEASRFLATTGVTGFYPTIPTVPVQHYHKLLPSLKPRTVKNGASILGAHVEGPYLHPSKKGAHTSSLFQPATTPPEEIYGPSGLSSQIIKLITLAPELLSSTPLIRNLASKDIIVSLGHSSATYAEGLTALTAGATCLTHTLNAMTPLHHRDPGLAGLITLSPDPSSPPPPYFSLIPDSHHLHPSIVALFYRASTQHCILITDSIELLGLPDGTYPGNSQIDTSQTKLGSRVVKTGTDTLIGGCATLDLCVRNLVKWTGCTLAEAVRCVTENVAGLMRDETRGRLEAGRRADFVVLDDAGNVLQTWIGGRKIWDKINGE; translated from the exons ATGTCGACCACGACACTTTCAAATGCGAGACTCTGTCGGAGCGGCGTACTCATCGACAACGAGAAGCTCGTAATTTCCACTGAGACAGGCAAGATCCTTCCAAATACTGTTCACGATGAGGGTAACATCATCGACCTTGCAGGAGCCATCATAGCACCTGGTTATCTCGAGCTTCAAACGAATGGCGTGAGAGGCTTTCACTTTACGCACTTTGAAAACAAGACAAAATATGCGGAGAAGCTTGACGAGGCTTCGAGATTTCTGGCTACTACGGGCGTTACTGGGTTCTATCCAACCATTCCGACTGTACCTGTTCAACATTACCACAAG CTTCTTCCAAGTCTCAAGCCTCGCACAGTCAAGAACGGCGCCTCTATACTCGGAGCTCACGTCGAAGGCCCATACCTCCATCCTTCAAAGAAAGGCGCCCACACATCATCACTCTTCCAACCTGCCACAACCCCACCAGAAGAAATCTACGGCCCATCCGGACTGTCCTCCCAGATTATCAAACTCATCACTCTCGCTCCGGAACTCCTCTCCTCAACCCCTCTCATTCGAAACCTCGCCTCAAAAGACATCATTGTCTCCCTCGGCCACTCCTCCGCAACCTACGCTGAAGGCCTCACTGCGCTCACCGCAGGTGCAACGTGTCTTACACACACCTTAAATGCCATGACACCCCTCCATCACCGCGACCCAGGCCTCGCAGGACTCATCACGCTCAGTCCCGATCCCTCATCCCCTCCTCCACCCTATTTCAGTCTAATCCCCGACTCACACCACCTCCATCCCAGCATCGTGGCGCTATTTTACCGCGCCTCTACCCAACACTGCATCCTCATAACCGACAGCATCGAACTCCTCGGTCTTCCCGATGGAACCTATCCCGGGAATTCTCAAATCGACACATCACAGACAAAACTCGGATCCAGAGTCGTCAAAACAGGCACCGATACTTTGATTGGCGGGTGCGCGACACTCGACCTTTGCGTGAGAAATTTGGTAAAGTGGACGGGTTGTACTTTGGCTGAAGCGGTGAGATGCGTTACAGAGAATGTGGCAGGACTGATGCGCGATGAGACGAGAGGGAGATTGGAGGCGGGAAGGAGGGCAGATTTTGTGGTGTTAGATGATGCAGGGAATGTGTTGCAGACGTGGATTGGTGGGAGGAAGATCTGGGACAAGATCAATGGCGAGTAG
- a CDS encoding uncharacterized protein (MEROPS:MER0281397) produces the protein MSPIGQILVCVLGWAQAVRSQRCNTLPQNEYAQASPSSQGFDSAKLQDALNYASVMGSSSIKVFRHGCLVGSGLRDPLLERVPELNAGQTKTVIALLAGIVAGRGWVDIDAPIDQYVEPGLGDAAHRNRTLRNFMNLVAGQRVNHVTGLNLFADISRYREYFSTELLRPAGEYYEFDEITPSVVTPILERQVQLNTGTNVDFQDFAQTELFNKLGIPRSAYFWQKDRAGDTTGYSGLWLRPLEYGRLGLLMLNEGAFGGRQIVPADFIRQMRQGTTANCGFGVYAWLNSCKSGEQQVNTDYLTRRLYPGEAWVQSAPSDMFYSLGLGTNTFVIPSLDMVVSRAGYQELDTIPGALNLDLHGAFPGNAGGPGEHEFFRRLMAAVTDMPADVRATIQNSGPYNRPADNNVDTQPFLVPLDAAVGSYLGVGPHAAEGCNALRCNGADNDGLLYLLQIPRTGLGLIGLERRPSG, from the coding sequence ATGTCTCCCATCGGCCAGATTTTGGTCTGCGTGCTGGGTTGGGCGCAAGCTGTGCGGAGTCAGAGATGCAATACACTACCACAAAATGAATATGCTCAGGCTTCACCAAGCAGTCAAGGCTTTGACTCTGCGAAACTGCAAGATGCGTTGAACTACGCCTCGGTCATGGGATCGTCTTCGATCAAAGTCTTCCGACACGGCTGTCTTGTTGGCTCAGGACTGCGCGATCCTCTCCTCGAAAGAGTACCAGAACTCAACGCGGGCCAGACCAAGACCGTTATCGCCTTGCTGGCCGGAATTGTGGCAGGTCGAGGTTGGGTCGATATTGATGCGCCCATCGATCAATATGTCGAGCCTGGCTTGGGGGATGCTGCTCACAGGAATCGAACTCTGCGAAACTTCATGAACTTGGTCGCCGGCCAGAGAGTCAACCACGTCACGGGACTCAATCTCTTCGCCGATATTTCTCGCTATCGCGAATACTTCTCCACAGAGCTACTCCGACCTGCTGGAGAGTATTACGAGTTCGATGAGATTACCCCTTCGGTGGTTACTCCTATCTTGGAACGCCAGGTCCAGCTCAACACGGGCACCAACGTAGATTTCCAGGATTTTGCTCAGACGGAGCTGTTCAACAAGCTGGGAATTCCACGCTCAGCTTATTTTTGGCAAAAAGATCGCGCTGGTGACACCACAGGATACTCCGGACTATGGCTTAGGCCACTGGAGTACGGGCGCCTTGGCTTACTGATGCTCAACGAGGGAGCTTTTGGCGGTCGTCAGATTGTGCCCGCCGACTTCATCCGCCAGATGAGGCAGGGCACCACCGCGAACTGCGGGTTTGGTGTCTACGCCTGGCTCAACAGCTGCAAATCTGGCGAGCAACAAGTCAATACGGACTATCTCACCAGGAGGCTGTATCCAGGTGAAGCTTGGGTCCAAAGCGCGCCTTCTGATATGTTCTACAGCCTAGGTCTCGGGACCAACACGTTTGTCATTCCTAGTCTTGACATGGTTGTGAGTCGAGCGGGTTATCAAGAGCTTGATACAATTCCAGGTGCCCTGAACCTGGACTTACACGGCGCGTTCCCTGGCAATGCCGGAGGTCCTGGCGAACATGAGTTCTTCCGCCGCCTGATGGCTGCGGTGACCGACATGCCTGCCGACGTGCGAGCGACGATCCAGAATTCGGGTCCTTATAATCGCCCCGCGGACAACAATGTTGACACCCAGCCCTTCCTGGTACCCCTGGATGCAGCTGTGGGTAGCTACCTTGGAGTCGGGCCCCATGCAGCCGAAGGCTGCAATGCTTTGCGATGCAACGGAGCGGACAATGATGGACTGCTTTACTTGCTGCAAATCCCGCGAACTGGTCTTGGTCTCATCGGACTGGAGCGAAGGCCATCAGGCTAG